From the Polaribacter huanghezhanensis genome, the window AAGTAGTTTCTTTTGGTATATTTTTTTTTGATCTAACTACATTTTTTTTAGTACCACAGCCAACAATAAAGAAACTAAGAAATGCTATAATTATGTATGATTTAAGTTTCATTAAGTGGTAATTAATTCTAAATTTTTCTTGGCTAACTTATTGTTAACACCTTCAATTCCTTGTAAACCTCCAGTGTGAATGACCAAAATTTTACTATTTTCTGAAAAATAGCTCTTTTTCATTAAATCTACAATTCCAAAAAGCATTTTTCCTGTATAAATTGGATCTAATGGAATTTTTGTTTCTGAATAAAACCGATTGATAAAAGAAATTAGCGCCTCATTATATTTTGCATAACCGCCAAAATGATAGTCGTGTATTAAGTTCCAATTATTCGTTTTAGTAACAAAATTTTTAATTTCTTTTTGCAAAAAGTTGCCTTTCAATGCAGGAAATCCAAGTACTTTTTGATGACTTTTTACTGATTTTATCAATCCAGAAATAGTTCCTCCAGTTCCAACCGCCACACAAATATAATCGAAAATTTCATCTTCATTTGTTAAGATTTCTGTGCACCCTTTTATTGCCAATTCGTTTGTTCCTCCTTCAGGAATTACATAAAATTTACCAAATTTATTTTTTAAGGAATTGAGAAACGATTCTGATGTTTTTTCTCGATACAATTCTCTCGACACAAAATAAAATTGCATTCCGTGTTCGCGCGCTTGATGTAATGTTGAATTATTTGCTAACGTTTTTTGTAAATCGTTCGCCAATTCATCTCCGCGAATTACACCAATTGTTTTTAAACCAGCTAATTTACCGGCAACTGCAGTTGCTAAAATATGATTGGAAAAAGCGCCGCCAAAAGTTAACAGAGTATTTTGCTCTACCCTTTTAGCTTCTTGAATATTATATGTAAGTTTTCTGAATTTATTGCCCGAAACAAACGGATGAATTTTATCTTCTCGCTTGATAAAGAGCTGAAGATTCTTGTCTTTTAATTCAGGTAAAAGAATTTGTTGGTTAATTGATCCCGATATGTCAGGTCGAGCGGAGTCGAGACCTATATTTTTTGAATGCGTTTCATTTTTACATTCTGATAAAATTTGAAGTGTATCAAAATCTCTATTTGCTAAAGCTAATTTTTTACTTCTACTCCATTTTTTTATTTTTTTCTCAAAAAATATTGCCTGATTTACGTCATTAAATTCTTGATAAAAAATCAACTTTAATGGTCTTCTTTTGTAGGTAAAACAAGATTTATTTAGCCCTTGTTGATGTTCTGTATACCTTCTTGAAATAGCATTTGTAATTCCTGTGTACAAGAATTTATCAGCGCATTCCAAAATGTACACATAATATAACTTCATTATAATTTTGTTGTAGATGTCTGGTCGAGCGGAGTCGAGACCTAATCTTTTGTTTCACTTTACATTTTTAGACCTCTCGACTCCGCTCGAGGAGACAATCTCAAGATATGGTTTAATAAGATAACAAGTTACGAAATCGCTGTAACTTTCTCCTCAACTTGTTCCCAATCTTCTAATAAAACATCTAATTTGGCTTTTTTAGCTTCGTAATTTTTAAAGAAATTAGGACGCGCCGAAACCTCTTCATAATTTTGAGCTAAATCATAATCCGCTTGTTCTATTTGAGCTTCTATAGTTGCTATCTCAGATTCAATTTTAGACAATTTATTTTTTAATTTTTTTAGCTCTTTTTCTTCTTCTCTACTTAATTGTGAAGTTTCTTTTTTTGCCGTTTCTTTTATTTCTTTAACAATGGTTCTCTTTTCGGCTTCACGTAAATTTTCCATTTTGTGTTCCTCTAAGAAATAATCAATATCACCTAAATATTCTTTGATTACTTTGTCTTTAAAACCGTAAACTGTATCTGTTAATCCTTGTAAGAAATCTCTATCGTGCGAAACTAAAATTAATGTCCCACTAAAACTTTTTAATGCTTCTTTCAACACATTTTTTGAGGCAATATCTAAATGGTTTGTCGGCTCATCCATGATCAACACATTAAACGGAGACAACAATAACTTACACAAAGCCAAACGGTTACGTTCGCCTCCAGAAAGTACTTTTGCTTTTTTATCAACCGCATCGCCACCAAACAAAAACGAACCTAACATATCTCTAACTCGTGCTCTGTTAGAGTCTGTCGCGGCATCTTCCATAATTTGCAAAACTGTTTTCTCTGGTGGTAAATGTTCTGATTGATTTTGAGCAAAATATCCGATTTCTACATTGTGTCCCAATTTTAAATGTCCTTTAAACGGAATATCTCCAACCATCATTTTTGCCAAGGTCGATTTTCCTTGTCCATTTTGACCAACAAATGCGATTCTACTGTTGCGTTCAATCAATAAATCTACATTTTCTAACACATGCTTATCGCCGTAACTTTTGCTTAAATTTTCTGCTTCTATAATAATTTTTCCTGGTTCTTTTGATTTTGCAAAACGAATGTTCATCGTTGCATTATCATCTTGATCAACTTCAATACGTTCAACTTTATCAAGTTGCTTCATTAAGGATTGCGCCATAGAAGCCTTACTAGCTTTGGCTTTAAACTTATCTATTAGATGTTGCTTTTGTTTGATTTCTCTATCTTGATTTTTCTGAGCTTGTAATTGTTTCTCCTTGATTTCTCCTCTTAATAATAAGAATTGAGAATACGGTTTTTTGTAATCGTAAATCTGTCCCAAAGAAATTTCTATGGTCCGATTTGTAACATTATCTAAGAACATTTTATCATGCGAAACCAATACAATTGCGCCAGAATATCCTTTTAAGAAATTTTCTAACCAAATAATAGATTCGATATCTAAATGATTTGTTGGCTCATCTAACAATAAAATATCATTGTTTTGCAATAGTAGTTTTGCCAATTCAATTCGCATTCTCCATCCACCAGAAAAGGTATCAGTAAGTTTGTCAAAATCTTCTCTTTTAAAACCTAAACCTTGTAAAATCTTCTCCGTATCACCTTGATAATTATAACCACCAAGCAATTCGTAACGTTCTGTATTGTCTGTAAGATCATGAATTAACTGACTGTACTCTTCACTTTCATAATCGGTTCTTGTTGCCAATTGTTCATTAATTTCATCGAGCTTTAGCTCAATTCCTTTAATTTCTTCAAAGGCTTGATACGCTTCTTCTAAAATGGTTCTTCCTTCAACAAAATCGATATCTTGACGTAAAAAACCCATGTTTACATCTTTATCAAAAGCCATGGTTCCTCCACTGGTTTCAATATCTTTAGATAGCACTTTTAACAAAGTCGATTTTCCTGCTCCATTTTTTCCTATCAATCCAATTCTGTCTCCTTTATTTAATTTAAAAGTGATTCCAGAAAACAAATCTGTCCCCATAAAAGAGACTGTTAAATTATGTACGTTAAGCATCTATTTTTTTGTAATTTTGTGAGTGCAAATCTACTTA encodes:
- a CDS encoding 1-aminocyclopropane-1-carboxylate deaminase/D-cysteine desulfhydrase — its product is MNQQILLPELKDKNLQLFIKREDKIHPFVSGNKFRKLTYNIQEAKRVEQNTLLTFGGAFSNHILATAVAGKLAGLKTIGVIRGDELANDLQKTLANNSTLHQAREHGMQFYFVSRELYREKTSESFLNSLKNKFGKFYVIPEGGTNELAIKGCTEILTNEDEIFDYICVAVGTGGTISGLIKSVKSHQKVLGFPALKGNFLQKEIKNFVTKTNNWNLIHDYHFGGYAKYNEALISFINRFYSETKIPLDPIYTGKMLFGIVDLMKKSYFSENSKILVIHTGGLQGIEGVNNKLAKKNLELITT
- a CDS encoding ABC-F family ATP-binding cassette domain-containing protein, giving the protein MLNVHNLTVSFMGTDLFSGITFKLNKGDRIGLIGKNGAGKSTLLKVLSKDIETSGGTMAFDKDVNMGFLRQDIDFVEGRTILEEAYQAFEEIKGIELKLDEINEQLATRTDYESEEYSQLIHDLTDNTERYELLGGYNYQGDTEKILQGLGFKREDFDKLTDTFSGGWRMRIELAKLLLQNNDILLLDEPTNHLDIESIIWLENFLKGYSGAIVLVSHDKMFLDNVTNRTIEISLGQIYDYKKPYSQFLLLRGEIKEKQLQAQKNQDREIKQKQHLIDKFKAKASKASMAQSLMKQLDKVERIEVDQDDNATMNIRFAKSKEPGKIIIEAENLSKSYGDKHVLENVDLLIERNSRIAFVGQNGQGKSTLAKMMVGDIPFKGHLKLGHNVEIGYFAQNQSEHLPPEKTVLQIMEDAATDSNRARVRDMLGSFLFGGDAVDKKAKVLSGGERNRLALCKLLLSPFNVLIMDEPTNHLDIASKNVLKEALKSFSGTLILVSHDRDFLQGLTDTVYGFKDKVIKEYLGDIDYFLEEHKMENLREAEKRTIVKEIKETAKKETSQLSREEEKELKKLKNKLSKIESEIATIEAQIEQADYDLAQNYEEVSARPNFFKNYEAKKAKLDVLLEDWEQVEEKVTAIS